One Saccharomyces mikatae IFO 1815 strain IFO1815 genome assembly, chromosome: 16 genomic region harbors:
- the TRX2 gene encoding thioredoxin TRX2 (similar to Saccharomyces cerevisiae TRX2 (YGR209C) and TRX1 (YLR043C); ancestral locus Anc_5.124), with protein sequence MVAELKSASEYDNALASGDKLVVVDFFATWCGPCKMIAPMIEKFAEQYSDASFYKLDVDEVTDIAQKAEVSSMPTIVFYKGGKEVTRVVGANPAAIKQAIASNV encoded by the coding sequence TTGAAATCCGCCTCTGAATACGACAATGCTTTAGCGTCCGGCGACAAATTAGTCGTCgttgatttttttgccaCATGGTGTGGTCCATGTAAGATGATTGCCCCAATGATCGAAAAGTTTGCGGAACAATATTCTGACGCTTCCTTCTACAAGTTGGATGTTGATGAAGTTACAGACATTGCTCAAAAAGCCGAAGTCTCTTCCATGCCCACTATTGTCTTCTACAAGGGCGGTAAGGAAGTTACCAGAGTGGTCGGTGCTAACCCAGCTGCTATCAAACAAGCCATCGCTTCCAACGTATAG
- the SER2 gene encoding phosphoserine phosphatase (similar to Saccharomyces cerevisiae SER2 (YGR208W); ancestral locus Anc_5.125) — translation MSRFVITCIAHGESLPQETIDQLANEIIECSKKEISISSTKKLSTRATDIYVEVAESVSQNNLKNELMGMIESHSDVDVIISADNEYRQAKKLFVFDMDSTLIYQEVIELIAAYASVEKQVHEITERAMNNELDFKESLRERVKLLQGLQIDTLYDEIKQKLEITKGVPELCKFLHAKNCKLAVLSGGFIQFASFIKNQLGLDFCKANLLEVDAEGKLTGKTLGPIVDGECKSETLLQLCKDYKVPVESSCMVGDGGNDLPAMATAGFGIAWNAKPKVQKAAPCKLNTKSMKDILYILGYTDDEIYNKQ, via the coding sequence ATGTCAAGATTTGTTATCACTTGCATAGCTCATGGAGAAAGTCTCCCACAGGAAACTATCGATCAGCTAGCCaatgaaattattgaatGCTCGAAAAAGGAGATATCGATCAGTAGCACCAAGAAACTATCAACAAGAGCTACCGACATATATGTTGAAGTCGCAGAATCTGTTTCTCAGAACAATCTCAAGAATGAATTGATGGGCATGATTGAAAGTCATAGTGATGTTGATGTAATCATTTCTGCCGACAATGAATATCGTCAAGCTAAAAAGCTATTTGTCTTCGACATGGACTCAACATTGATCTACCAAGAGGTCATCGAACTGATTGCTGCTTATGCTAGCGTCGAAAAACAAGTGCACGAAATCACAGAAAGAGCCATGAACAATGAGCTAGATTTCAAAGAGTCTTTAAGAGAACGCGTTAAACTATTGCAAGGCCTACAAATTGATACATTATATGATGagataaaacaaaaattggAGATCACCAAGGGTGTACCCGAACTTTGTAAGTTCCTTCACGCCAAAAATTGTAAGCTTGCCGTTTTAAGCGGTGGATTTATCCAATTTGCCAGTTTTATTAAAAATCAACTAGGTTTAGATTTCTGTAAGGCTAACTTGCTGGAAGTAGATGCCGAGGGAAAATTAACTGGTAAGACACTGGGCCCTATTGTCGATGGAGAATGCAAGAGTGAGACCCTTCTGCAACTATGCAAGGACTACAAAGTTCCTGTTGAGTCAAGTTGTATGGTGGGTGACGGTGGTAACGATCTACCAGCCATGGCTACCGCCGGTTTTGGTATTGCATGGAACGCCAAGCCAAAAGTACAAAAAGCTGCACCTTGCAAGTTGAACACCAAGTCCATGAAAGATATCTTATACATTCTCGGCTACACCGACGATGAAATATACaacaaacaataa
- the CIR1 gene encoding Cir1p (similar to Saccharomyces cerevisiae CIR1 (YGR207C); ancestral locus Anc_5.126) — MSAKQQLRILVPVKRVVDFQIKPRVNKTLTGIETNGIKFSINPFDDIAVEEAIRIKEKKKGLVDSTHAVSIGSAKSQDILRNCLAKGIDTCSLIDSMGKGDIEPLAIAKILKAVVEKKGSNLVLMGKQAIDDDCNNTGQMLAGLLNWPQATNAAKVEFLDNGKVQVTREIDDGEEVIEASLPMVITTDLRLNTPRYVGLPKLMKAKKKPIEKLDIAKDFPDINIEPQLKTISMEEPKNKPPGVKLNSVDELIEKLKDAKVI; from the coding sequence ATGTCTGCAAAACAGCAACTACGTATACTGGTTCCAGTGAAAAGggtagttgattttcaaattAAACCAAGAGTAAATAAGACCTTAACCGGAATTGAAACTAATGGGATTAAATTCAGCATTAACccatttgatgatattgcAGTAGAAGAGGCTATCAGGATtaaggagaagaaaaagggtTTGGTAGACTCCACACATGCTGTGTCTATTGGTTCTGCCAAATCTCAGGATATTTTAAGAAATTGTCTTGCTAAGGGTATTGACACCTGCAGTTTAATTGACTCCATGGGTAAAGGGGACATAGAGCCCTTAGCTATTGCAAAAATCTTGAAGGctgttgttgaaaaaaagggttCCAACTTGGTTTTGATGGGTAAGCAAGCAATTGATGACGACTGTAACAATACTGGTCAAATGTTGGCAGGTTTATTAAACTGGCCACAGGCCACAAACGCGGCCAAGGTGGAATTCCTTGATAATGGTAAAGTTCAAGTAACAAGAGAAATTGATGATGGCGAAGAAGTCATCGAAGCTTCCTTACCGATGGTTATAACCACGGATTTGAGATTGAACACTCCGCGTTACGTAGGACTGCCTAAATTAATGAAGGCAAAAAAGAAGCCTATTGAGAAATTGGATATAGCAAAAGATTTTCCTGATATTAACATTGAGCCTCAGCTAAAGACGATTTCGATGGAAGAACCAAAAAATAAGCCACCAGGAGTGAAATTGAACTCTGTAGATGAATTGATTGAAAAGTTAAAGGACGCGAAGGTCATTTAA
- the MVB12 gene encoding ubiquitin-binding ESCRT-I subunit protein MVB12 (similar to Saccharomyces cerevisiae MVB12 (YGR206W); ancestral locus Anc_5.127) produces MNSNVEQLLRHVPLYNKYGKDFPQETVSRFQMPEFKLPPLQPTKDLLYPWYEECDNVTRVCQLHDSSNKKFEQWYKEQYMSKKPPGIVGNTLLSPSRKDNS; encoded by the coding sequence atgaacagTAATGTTGAACAACTACTACGACATGTTCCCCTTTACAACAAATATGGTAAGGATTTTCCTCAGGAAACAGTGTCTAGGTTCCAAATGCCTGAATTCAAATTGCCACCATTACAACCAACAAAGGATTTATTATACCCTTGGTACGAAGAATGTGACAACGTCACCAGGGTTTGCCAGTTGCATGATTCctccaataaaaaattcGAACAGTGGTACAAGGAACAGTATATGAGTAAAAAACCACCAGGAATAGTTGGAAACACATTATTATCTCCATCAAGAAAGGATAATTCATAG
- the TDA10 gene encoding putative ATP-dependent kinase (similar to Saccharomyces cerevisiae TDA10 (YGR205W); ancestral locus Anc_5.132): protein MCDKSKKIPDYTIEFLDKYIPEWFETGKKSPLFIFFSGPQGSGKSFTSVQIYNHLMEKYGNEKSIGFASIDDFYLTHEDQFRLNEQFKDNKLLQGRGLPGTHDMKLLQEVLNTILNNDQHPDQETVTLPKYDKSQFNGEGDRCLTGQKIKLPVDIFILEGWFLGFNPILQGIENNDLLTGDMVDVNAKLFFYSDLLWRNPEIKSLGIVFTTDDINNVYGWRLQQEHELISKVGKGMTDKQVHAFVDRYMPSYKLYFNDFVRSESLGSIATLTLGIDSDREVYSTKTRCIE from the coding sequence ATGTGTGATAAGTCAAAAAAGATACCGGACTATACAATAGAATTCTTGGATAAGTACATACCTGAATGGTTTGAGAcgggaaaaaaaagtcctttgttcattttcttctcgGGTCCACAGGGCTCAGGTAAAAGTTTTACAAGCGTTCAAATATATAATCATTTGATGGAAAAATACGGGAACGAAAAATCTATTGGTTTTGCCTCAATCGatgatttttatttgacCCATGAAGACCAATTTAGGTTGAATGAGCAATTCAAGGACAACAAGCTCTTACAAGGACGTGGCTTACCTGGTACTCATGATATGAAGTTGTTGCAAGAAGTGTTGAATACAATCCTTAATAATGACCAGCATCCGGATCAAGAAACCGTCACGTTGCCCAAATACGATAAATCTCAATTTAATGGAGAGGGAGATCGTTGCCTGACTGgtcaaaaaatcaaactaccagttgatatttttatcttaGAAGGTTGGTTCCTTGGGTTCAATCCTATTTTGCAAGGtattgaaaacaatgacCTTCTGACTGGGGACATGGTTGATGTTAATGCcaagcttttcttttacagTGATTTGTTGTGGCGGAACCCAGAAATAAAATCTTTAGGGATAGTATTTACTACTGATGACATCAACAACGTTTACGGTTGGAGATTGCAACAGGAGCACGAGTTAATATCTAAGGTGGGAAAGGGAATGACTGATAAACAGGTACATGCCTTTGTGGACAGGTACATGCCATCCTATAAACTTTACTTCAACGATTTTGTCCGAAGCGAAAGTTTAGGTTCAATAGCTACATTAACGTTGGGCATTGACTCTGACAGAGAGGTATATTCTACAAAAACCAGATGTATCGAATAA